The following proteins are co-located in the Gorilla gorilla gorilla isolate KB3781 chromosome 7, NHGRI_mGorGor1-v2.1_pri, whole genome shotgun sequence genome:
- the LOC101124016 gene encoding LOW QUALITY PROTEIN: putative nascent polypeptide-associated complex subunit alpha-like protein (The sequence of the model RefSeq protein was modified relative to this genomic sequence to represent the inferred CDS: inserted 1 base in 1 codon), translated as MPGEATETVPAIEQQLLQPQAETGSGTESDSDESVPELEEQDSTQVTAQVQLVVAAEIDEEPVSKAKQRRSEKKARKAMFKLGLQQVTGVTRVTIRKSKNILFVITKPDVYRXPASDTYMVFGEAKIEDLSQEAQLAAAEKFKVQGEAVSNIQENTQTPTVQEGSEEEEVDETGVEIKDIELVMSQANVWGAKAVRALKNSNDIVNAIMELTM; from the exons ATGCCCGGTGAAGCCACAGAAACCGTCCCTGCTATAGAGCAGCAGTTGCTGCAGCCCCAGGCTGAGACAGGGTCTGGAACAGAATCTGACAGTGATGAGTCAGTACCAGAGCTTGAAGAACAGGATTCCACCCAGGTAACCGCACAAGTCCAGTTGGTGGTAGCAGCTGAAATTGATGAAGAACCAGTCAGTAAAGCAAAACAGAGGCGGAGTGAAAAGAAAGCACGGAAGGCTATGTTCAAACTGGGTCTTCAACAGGTTACAGGAGTTACTAGAGTCACTATCCGGAAATCTAAGAATATCCTCTTTGTCATCACAAAACCAGATGTCTACA AGCCCGCTTCGGATACCTACATGGTTTTTGGGGAAGCCAAGATTGAAGATTTATCTCAGGAAGCACAACTAGCAGCTGCTGAGAAATTCAAAGTTCAAGGTGAAGCTGTCTCAAACATTCAAGAAAACACACAGACTCCAACTGTACAAGAGGGCAGTGAAGAGGAAGAGGTCGACGAAACAGGTGTAGAAATTAAGGACATAGAATTGGTCATGTCACAAGCAAATGTGTGGGGAGCAAAGGCAGTCCGAGCCCTGAAGAACAGTAATGATATTGTAAATGCTATTATGGAATTAACAATGTAA